In one window of Helianthus annuus cultivar XRQ/B chromosome 17, HanXRQr2.0-SUNRISE, whole genome shotgun sequence DNA:
- the LOC110925311 gene encoding heavy metal-associated isoprenylated plant protein 37-like produces the protein MAKDEDFKLLKIQTCTLRVNLHCDGCKHQVKKVLQRIEGVYQVSIDAEQQKVTVLGSVDASALIKKLVKAGKHAEIWSNKSNNHQSQSQNQKGLSKKDDKNKKGHETLKKQQKVKPLTSGEEDDDVSFEDNEDLSQKQQEAVSANNPKKIKNKSQPNSGNGKKSQNVVGGQKGNFEGLSEGKRVILGPLGGGGGGNLGGFDFEMANGGQHGQHMMMNMNGLRYNQQQQGYNLQQQQMFNQSAAGSLNMMSMQNRQAMYQRPTIMQPTTGYYYNYNPAPYPYNEPPYGCYYTGGNGGGDVNMWSDEDTSSCSVM, from the exons ATGGCTAAAGATGAAGACTTTAAGCTTCTCAAGATCCAg ACATGTACTCTGAGGGTTAATCTGCACTGTGATGGTTGCAAGCATCAAGTCAAGAAAGTCCTGCAAAGAATTGAAG GTGTGTATCAAGTGAGCATAGATGCAGAACAACAGAAAGTGACAGTTTTAGGAAGTGTAGATGCTTCAGCTTTGATAAAGAAGCTTGTGAAAGCTGGTAAACATGCTGAAATttggtcaaacaagtcaaacaaccaccaaagtcaaagtcaaaatcaaaagGGTCTTTCTAAAAAAGATGACAAGAACAAAAAAGGCCATGAAACCTTGAAAAAACAGCAAAAGGTCAAACCTTTGACCTCtggagaagaagatgatgatgtgtCTTTTGAAGATAATGAGGATTTGAGCCAGAAACAACAAGAAGCAGTTTCTGCAAATaatccaaaaaaaattaaaaataaaagtcAACCCAACTCTGGAAATGGGAAGAAAAGTCAAAATGTTGTGGGAGGGCAAAAGGGTAATTTTGAGGGTTTGAGCGAGGGCAAAAGGGTAATTCTTGGACctcttggtggtggtggtggtggtaatcTTGGAGGGTTTGACTTTGAAATGGCTAATGGTGGTCAACATGGTCAACATATGATGATGAACATGAATGGGTTAAGGTACAATCAGCAGCAGCAAGGGTACAACCTTCAACAGCAGCAAATGTTCAACCAATCAGCTGCAGGATCATTGAATATGATGAGCATGCAAAACAGGCAAGCAATGTATCAGAGGCCCACTATCATGCAACCAACAACTGGCTACTACTACAATTACAATCCTGCTCCTTACCCTTACAATGAGCCTCCATATGGGTGCTATTACACTGGTGgcaatggtggtggtgatgttaACATGTGGAGTGATGAGGACACAAGTAGTTGTTCTGTCATGTGA